A window of the Streptomyces sp. NBC_00454 genome harbors these coding sequences:
- a CDS encoding serine hydrolase domain-containing protein, giving the protein MKPTHIRLRRACAAVAAAGALMAPAVAGSAYGATAPEPSASSPAAPSSATGTEFVQLTPAVAARLDAAVREVMRETKVPGVTVGLWAPGKGSYVKTFGVADKATGAPMGTGLHVRIGSETKTFTVTALLQQVDRGKAGLDDPIGKYVTGVPNGDRITLRELAGMRSGLFNYSLDPDFVKKLQADPEQDFTPQQLLDYSFKHPVQFQPDEKFDYCNTNLILLGLVVEKVTGRPLHEVIAQDVLEPAGLHRTLLPTGTEFPDPHAQGYSDQTASGRTEDVTDWNPSWAWAAGAMISDLQDLRSWARTLATGTLLTPATQAERLKTTPMDLPGTGYGLGIFNVQGWIGHNGSLPGYEVLPVYLPEAQATMVLLLNTDSLTGNQEPSTLLGQAITSIVSPDHVYPTKKQLAPEPADGGR; this is encoded by the coding sequence GTGAAACCAACCCACATCCGGCTGCGCCGGGCCTGCGCGGCCGTGGCCGCCGCAGGTGCGCTGATGGCCCCGGCGGTGGCGGGCTCCGCCTACGGGGCGACCGCTCCCGAGCCGTCCGCTTCGAGTCCCGCTGCTCCCTCCTCGGCCACCGGCACGGAGTTCGTGCAGCTCACACCGGCCGTGGCAGCGCGACTGGACGCGGCCGTGCGCGAGGTCATGCGGGAGACGAAGGTGCCGGGCGTGACCGTGGGGCTCTGGGCCCCGGGCAAGGGGAGCTACGTCAAGACCTTCGGCGTGGCGGACAAGGCGACCGGCGCGCCCATGGGGACCGGTCTCCACGTGCGGATCGGCAGCGAGACCAAGACGTTCACGGTCACCGCCCTCCTCCAGCAGGTCGACCGGGGCAAGGCCGGCCTGGACGACCCCATCGGCAAGTACGTCACGGGCGTTCCCAACGGCGACCGCATCACCCTGCGCGAACTGGCGGGCATGCGCAGCGGGTTGTTCAACTACAGCCTGGACCCGGACTTCGTCAAGAAGCTCCAGGCCGATCCGGAACAGGACTTCACGCCGCAGCAGTTGCTCGACTACTCCTTCAAGCACCCCGTGCAGTTCCAGCCGGACGAGAAGTTCGACTACTGCAACACCAACCTGATCCTGCTCGGCCTGGTGGTCGAGAAGGTCACCGGCAGGCCGCTCCACGAGGTCATCGCGCAGGACGTGCTGGAGCCGGCCGGACTGCACCGAACGCTCCTGCCGACCGGCACGGAGTTCCCCGACCCGCACGCGCAGGGTTACAGCGACCAGACGGCCTCGGGCAGGACCGAGGACGTCACCGACTGGAACCCCTCCTGGGCCTGGGCGGCCGGAGCGATGATCTCCGACCTCCAGGACCTGCGCAGCTGGGCGCGGACCCTGGCCACCGGAACCCTGCTGACACCCGCGACCCAGGCCGAGCGCCTGAAGACCACCCCGATGGACCTTCCCGGTACGGGCTACGGGCTGGGCATCTTCAACGTCCAGGGCTGGATCGGCCACAACGGATCCCTGCCCGGCTACGAGGTCCTCCCGGTCTACCTGCCCGAGGCGCAGGCGACCATGGTCCTGCTCCTCAACACCGACTCCCTGACCGGCAACCAGGAGCCCAGCACCCTCCTGGGCCAGGCGATCACGAGCATCGTCTCCCCGGACCACGTGTACCCCACGAAGAAACAGCTCGCCCCGGAACCGGCCGACGGCGGACGCTGA
- a CDS encoding ABC transporter ATP-binding protein, with product MLELTGITAGYDRRAPVVRNAHLSLAPGESLGLLGPSGCGKSTLARVAALLHRPDRGTVSFDGRAVTGFRHRAPRSLRIGVGVVFQQPRLSADPRLRLRDLVAEPLRATGRRSEVDSVVPELADRVGLGDDLLARRPHEVSDGQLQRACLARALVLRPRWLVCDEMTAMLDASTTAALVGVVEEYRAQTGAGLLAVGHDPVLLGRWCGRTTRWEEIVKQ from the coding sequence ATGCTTGAGCTCACCGGCATCACCGCCGGATACGACCGCCGGGCCCCCGTCGTGCGCAACGCGCACCTGAGCCTGGCGCCCGGCGAATCCCTCGGACTGCTCGGCCCCAGCGGCTGCGGCAAGTCCACCCTGGCCAGGGTCGCCGCCCTGCTGCACCGGCCCGACCGGGGGACCGTGTCCTTCGACGGCCGCGCCGTGACCGGCTTCCGGCACAGGGCGCCGCGCTCCCTGCGCATCGGCGTGGGCGTGGTGTTCCAGCAGCCCCGGCTGTCGGCGGACCCGCGGCTCAGGCTGCGCGACCTCGTCGCCGAACCCCTCCGCGCGACCGGGCGGCGTAGCGAAGTCGACTCCGTCGTCCCCGAGTTGGCGGACCGGGTCGGTCTCGGCGACGACCTGCTCGCCCGGCGGCCCCACGAGGTCAGCGACGGCCAGCTGCAACGGGCCTGCCTGGCAAGGGCGTTGGTGCTGCGACCGCGCTGGCTGGTGTGCGACGAGATGACCGCGATGCTCGACGCCTCCACCACCGCGGCCCTGGTCGGCGTGGTCGAGGAGTACCGCGCGCAGACCGGTGCCGGGCTCCTGGCGGTGGGCCACGACCCCGTGCTGCTCGGGCGCTGGTGCGGCCGAACGACCCGCTGGGAAGAGATCGTCAAGCAATGA
- a CDS encoding ABC transporter ATP-binding protein, with amino-acid sequence MRGGRQVQAVTDATLTLAPGECLALVGESGCGKSVLASALLGLLPGNAETSGSARLADGTDLLALDERTLARTVRGRRVALVPQSPAAHLTPVRTIRSHLEETVRELTGATKPELREAAGAAAERAAFPATHLDRHPHELSGGLAQRAATALALIGDAPLLLADEPTTGLDRDLVHRTVDELSAHTREAGRALLMITHDLAAAQRIADTVAVMYAGRIVETAPAAGFFGDPGPRHPYARGLLDALPERAFAPIPGAPPELGALPRGCAFAARCPRAAARCRAELPALTEGVACHHA; translated from the coding sequence ATGCGCGGCGGCCGGCAGGTCCAGGCCGTCACGGACGCCACCCTCACCCTGGCTCCGGGCGAATGCCTGGCCCTCGTCGGCGAGAGCGGCTGCGGCAAGTCCGTCCTCGCCTCCGCCCTCCTCGGCCTGCTCCCCGGCAACGCCGAAACCTCCGGGTCGGCCCGCCTCGCGGACGGCACCGACCTCCTCGCCCTCGACGAGCGGACCCTCGCCCGGACCGTCCGGGGCCGCCGCGTCGCCCTGGTCCCACAGAGCCCGGCCGCGCACCTCACGCCCGTCCGCACCATCCGCTCCCACCTGGAGGAGACCGTCCGGGAGCTGACCGGAGCCACCAAGCCGGAGCTCCGGGAGGCGGCCGGAGCCGCAGCCGAGCGGGCCGCCTTCCCCGCCACCCACCTGGACCGCCACCCCCACGAGCTCTCCGGCGGCCTCGCCCAGCGCGCGGCCACCGCCCTCGCCCTGATCGGCGACGCCCCCCTGCTCCTCGCCGATGAGCCGACCACCGGGCTCGACCGGGACCTCGTCCACCGCACCGTCGACGAGCTGAGCGCCCACACCCGGGAGGCCGGCCGTGCGCTGCTGATGATCACGCACGACCTCGCGGCGGCCCAGCGCATCGCCGACACCGTGGCCGTCATGTACGCCGGCCGCATCGTGGAAACGGCCCCCGCCGCAGGCTTCTTCGGCGATCCGGGACCTCGTCACCCCTACGCCCGCGGGCTCCTCGACGCCCTCCCGGAGCGGGCCTTCGCCCCGATCCCCGGCGCCCCGCCCGAACTGGGCGCCCTCCCGCGCGGCTGCGCCTTCGCCGCCCGCTGCCCCCGGGCCGCCGCCCGCTGCCGGGCCGAGCTGCCCGCCCTCACCGAAGGGGTGGCCTGCCACCATGCTTGA
- a CDS encoding ABC transporter permease gives MADTARAAGPTGAPAADAGEVVWRSRGQGRRSMRTIRVRTSAACVVLLALAVLLVPPLVQLDQQAVDLSAKLLPPSWAHPFGTDDVGRDLLLRCLYGLRVSLLVGLVAALAATVVGTAVGAAAGALGGWTDRCVMRVVDALSSIPHLLLGIFIVAMFRPGVWPVVVSVALTHWLSTARIVRAEVLSLRSRPYLDAAVSGGASRLRLTVRHLVPGVLPQAGLAAVLMIPHAMWHESALSFLGLGLPAHQASLGNLVQTARGSLLAGDWWPTLFPGLFLIVPTLAIAGLAGAWRERLNPRRRSELSL, from the coding sequence ATGGCTGACACGGCAAGGGCCGCGGGCCCTACGGGGGCGCCCGCGGCCGACGCGGGCGAGGTCGTCTGGCGCTCCCGCGGGCAGGGCCGGCGCTCGATGCGCACGATCCGGGTGCGGACCTCGGCGGCGTGCGTCGTGCTCCTCGCCCTGGCGGTCCTGCTCGTGCCACCGCTGGTCCAACTGGACCAGCAGGCGGTCGACTTGTCGGCAAAGCTCCTGCCGCCCTCGTGGGCCCACCCGTTCGGCACCGATGACGTGGGCCGCGACCTGCTGCTGCGCTGCCTGTACGGGCTGCGGGTCTCGCTGCTCGTCGGCCTGGTCGCGGCGCTGGCCGCCACCGTCGTCGGCACGGCGGTCGGCGCGGCCGCCGGGGCGCTCGGCGGGTGGACGGACCGGTGTGTCATGCGCGTGGTGGACGCCCTGTCGTCGATCCCGCACCTGTTGCTGGGCATCTTCATCGTGGCGATGTTCCGGCCGGGGGTGTGGCCGGTGGTCGTCTCCGTGGCACTGACCCACTGGCTCTCCACCGCCCGCATCGTCCGGGCCGAGGTGCTCTCGCTGCGCTCGCGGCCCTATCTGGACGCGGCCGTCTCGGGCGGCGCCTCCCGGCTGCGGCTCACCGTCCGCCACCTCGTGCCCGGCGTGCTGCCGCAGGCCGGACTCGCGGCCGTGCTGATGATCCCGCACGCCATGTGGCACGAGTCGGCGCTGTCCTTCCTCGGCCTGGGCCTGCCCGCGCACCAGGCGAGCCTGGGCAACCTCGTCCAGACGGCCCGCGGTTCCCTGCTCGCCGGCGACTGGTGGCCCACCCTCTTCCCCGGGCTGTTCCTGATCGTCCCGACCCTGGCGATCGCCGGCCTCGCGGGTGCCTGGCGCGAGCGCCTCAATCCCCGACGCCGCTCGGAGCTGTCGCTGTGA
- a CDS encoding ABC transporter permease yields MARMAGRRTLFAGPVLLVVTFGVFAVAELSPFDPVKAYAGTAGLTAPQAELDRLAANLGVDQPLTARWWEWLTSALTGDLGTSAVMRQPVADVIGERLGWSALLALSAFAVALLLGTGLGVLAARRQGGLLDRAVSALAYTLEAAPAFWLGLLAIWFFSVRLGVLPSGGLTDAGSDVVTAGQVARHLVLPALVLGLSQLPWFFLYVRQGVADALEEDPVRGARARGVGERRVLLGHGLRSGMLPMLTLIGSRVPELITGALLVETVFSWPGIAAATVQAATSVDFPLLAALTVLATAAVLAGNLLSDLLYGLADPRVGFDG; encoded by the coding sequence ATGGCGCGCATGGCGGGGCGGCGGACCCTGTTCGCCGGACCCGTCCTGCTCGTCGTCACCTTCGGGGTCTTCGCCGTCGCCGAGCTGTCCCCCTTCGACCCCGTCAAGGCGTACGCGGGCACCGCCGGGCTCACCGCCCCGCAGGCCGAACTGGACCGGCTGGCGGCCAACCTCGGCGTGGACCAGCCCCTGACCGCGCGCTGGTGGGAGTGGCTCACCTCGGCGCTCACCGGCGACCTCGGCACCTCCGCCGTGATGCGCCAGCCGGTCGCCGACGTCATCGGCGAACGGCTCGGCTGGTCGGCGCTGCTCGCCCTGAGCGCCTTCGCGGTGGCCCTGCTGCTGGGGACGGGGCTCGGAGTGCTCGCCGCGCGCAGGCAGGGCGGGCTCCTCGACCGGGCCGTCTCCGCGCTCGCGTACACCCTCGAAGCGGCCCCGGCCTTCTGGCTGGGCCTGCTCGCCATCTGGTTCTTCTCGGTGCGGCTGGGGGTCCTGCCCTCCGGCGGCCTGACCGACGCGGGCAGCGACGTGGTCACGGCCGGGCAGGTCGCCCGCCACCTGGTGCTTCCCGCGCTGGTCCTGGGCCTCTCGCAACTGCCCTGGTTCTTCCTGTACGTCAGGCAGGGCGTGGCCGACGCGCTGGAGGAGGACCCCGTACGGGGCGCTCGTGCCCGGGGCGTGGGGGAGCGGCGGGTCCTGCTCGGGCACGGACTGCGCTCCGGAATGCTCCCGATGCTGACCCTGATCGGGTCGCGGGTGCCTGAGCTGATCACCGGCGCCCTGCTGGTGGAGACCGTCTTCAGCTGGCCCGGCATCGCGGCGGCCACCGTGCAGGCCGCGACCTCCGTGGACTTCCCGCTGCTGGCCGCGCTGACCGTGCTGGCCACGGCCGCGGTGCTGGCCGGGAACCTGTTGAGCGACCTGCTCTACGGACTGGCGGACCCGAGGGTGGGCTTCGATGGCTGA
- a CDS encoding ABC transporter substrate-binding protein — translation MRARTIRGPVGATAAAALITGLAACSGPTGGTASAGPDSAVVGIANEPETLSPLLGYGKDGNSKIFDGLLAHDADMKLKPALAEALPEVSADGLTYTYRLRQGVKFSDGQPFGAKDVVFTYRTILHEKTNNASKSELDAIAGVEAQGEDAVVFRLKYPYAPFAERTVLPIAPEHIAGGQDVNSGDFAAKPIGTGPYVLTAWSKGEKLSFKANPSYWGGEPAVKKFTMAVIKDDDVRATRLRSGELDGAILPPNLAGAFKDDGARRTWTAKTFDYRNVTMPTGNEVTGDVAVRRALDLAVDRGAMVDKLLEGAGKAAYGPVPTGSPWFAPGTERTYDLAAARKILDEAGWVPGDDGIRAKKGLRATFPLWHTSGDKIRQDHALAFASDARKAGIEVKIESGSWEVIEPRMKTDAVLAGGGSPADPDFDQYLTLHSSLAGDGFNNMARYDNKTVDRALVDGRRSGDPAARKAAYDTVQRELVKNPGYIYLTHIDHLYVVNDKWDGPSTQVEPHDHGLGSGPWWNIENWKPKQN, via the coding sequence ATGAGGGCCCGGACCATACGGGGACCGGTCGGCGCGACCGCGGCCGCCGCACTCATCACGGGCCTCGCGGCCTGTTCGGGCCCCACGGGAGGAACAGCGTCCGCGGGACCGGACTCCGCCGTGGTGGGCATAGCCAACGAGCCGGAGACCCTCAGCCCCCTGCTGGGCTACGGCAAGGACGGCAACTCGAAGATCTTCGACGGGCTGCTGGCCCACGACGCGGACATGAAGCTGAAGCCGGCCCTGGCCGAGGCCCTGCCGGAGGTCTCCGCGGACGGGCTCACGTACACCTACCGGCTGCGCCAGGGCGTGAAGTTCAGCGACGGGCAGCCCTTCGGCGCCAAGGACGTGGTCTTCACCTACCGGACGATCCTCCACGAGAAGACCAACAACGCCTCCAAGTCCGAGCTCGACGCGATCGCCGGCGTCGAGGCGCAGGGGGAGGACGCCGTCGTCTTCCGCCTGAAGTACCCCTACGCCCCGTTCGCCGAGCGGACCGTCCTGCCCATCGCCCCCGAGCACATCGCGGGCGGCCAGGACGTCAACAGCGGGGACTTCGCCGCCAAGCCCATAGGCACCGGACCGTACGTGCTCACCGCCTGGTCCAAGGGCGAGAAGCTCAGCTTCAAGGCCAACCCGTCCTACTGGGGCGGCGAGCCCGCGGTGAAGAAGTTCACCATGGCCGTCATCAAGGACGACGACGTACGCGCCACCCGGCTGCGTTCCGGAGAACTGGACGGGGCGATCCTGCCGCCGAACCTGGCCGGAGCGTTCAAGGACGACGGGGCGCGAAGGACCTGGACGGCCAAGACCTTCGACTACCGCAACGTCACCATGCCGACCGGCAACGAGGTCACTGGCGACGTGGCGGTCCGCCGGGCCCTCGACCTCGCAGTGGACCGCGGCGCCATGGTCGACAAGCTCCTCGAAGGCGCCGGCAAGGCCGCCTACGGCCCCGTCCCCACCGGCAGCCCCTGGTTCGCGCCCGGCACGGAGCGCACGTACGACCTCGCCGCGGCCAGGAAGATCCTCGACGAGGCGGGCTGGGTGCCCGGCGACGACGGCATCCGCGCCAAGAAGGGCCTGCGGGCCACCTTCCCGCTGTGGCACACCTCCGGGGACAAGATCCGCCAGGACCACGCGCTCGCCTTCGCCTCCGACGCCAGGAAGGCGGGCATCGAGGTCAAGATCGAGTCCGGCAGCTGGGAGGTCATCGAGCCCCGGATGAAGACCGACGCCGTCCTCGCGGGCGGCGGCTCCCCGGCCGACCCCGACTTCGACCAGTACCTGACGCTGCACTCCTCGCTCGCGGGCGACGGCTTCAACAACATGGCCCGCTACGACAACAAGACGGTCGACCGGGCGCTCGTCGACGGCCGCAGGAGCGGCGACCCGGCCGCCCGCAAGGCCGCGTACGACACGGTCCAGCGCGAGCTCGTCAAGAACCCCGGCTACATCTACCTCACCCACATCGACCACCTCTACGTGGTCAACGACAAGTGGGACGGCCCCTCCACCCAGGTGGAGCCGCACGACCACGGCCTCGGCTCCGGCCCCTGGTGGAACATCGAGAACTGGAAGCCGAAGCAGAATTGA
- a CDS encoding fibronectin type III domain-containing protein, whose product MTLTLALALAAAALTACTSADTTPPPAPAELTAQAGSATSVHVMWQSAAPADGVTSFLVFQAGRLVRELPADKTMVDIAGLTPQTAYGFTVRARDAAGNTSPPSASASATTPAAKAEDRQPPTAPPRAAGRALGPTSAVLSWAPASDDAGVTAYDVYQGTARIHTVGPGTTETTLEGLQPDTVYTFTVRARDGADNSSPDGPPVDVTTPAGPGQRPDTAPAEFTALASPGAVTLAWTAPPTGKETSEYELYVNGRPTTVIQFGTGAVPAGRAEHRLSVTEPAGTVWTVKLRARLPDGNWGAFSAERRVVLAAP is encoded by the coding sequence TTGACCCTGACCCTGGCACTGGCCCTCGCCGCGGCCGCCCTGACGGCGTGCACCTCGGCCGACACCACACCCCCGCCCGCCCCCGCCGAGCTCACCGCCCAGGCGGGCAGCGCCACTTCGGTCCACGTGATGTGGCAGTCGGCCGCCCCCGCCGACGGGGTGACCTCCTTCCTGGTCTTCCAGGCCGGCCGCCTGGTCCGCGAGCTCCCCGCCGACAAGACGATGGTGGACATCGCCGGGCTCACCCCGCAGACCGCGTACGGGTTCACGGTCCGGGCCCGCGACGCCGCCGGGAACACCTCGCCGCCCAGCGCCTCCGCCTCCGCCACCACCCCCGCCGCCAAGGCCGAGGACCGGCAGCCGCCGACGGCCCCGCCCCGAGCGGCCGGCCGCGCGCTCGGACCCACCTCCGCCGTACTGAGCTGGGCCCCGGCCTCCGACGACGCGGGGGTCACCGCGTACGACGTCTACCAGGGCACCGCCCGGATCCACACGGTCGGCCCCGGCACCACCGAGACGACCCTGGAAGGCCTCCAGCCCGACACCGTGTACACCTTCACGGTCCGGGCCCGCGACGGCGCCGACAACTCCTCCCCCGACGGCCCGCCGGTGGACGTGACCACTCCGGCCGGGCCCGGGCAGCGGCCCGACACCGCCCCGGCCGAGTTCACGGCGCTCGCCTCACCGGGCGCGGTCACCCTCGCCTGGACCGCCCCGCCGACCGGCAAGGAGACCAGCGAGTACGAGCTCTACGTCAACGGCCGTCCCACCACCGTCATCCAGTTCGGTACGGGCGCGGTCCCGGCCGGCCGTGCGGAACACCGCCTCTCGGTCACCGAACCGGCGGGCACCGTATGGACGGTGAAGCTGCGGGCCCGGCTGCCCGACGGCAACTGGGGAGCCTTTTCGGCCGAGCGCCGGGTCGTACTGGCCGCACCGTAA
- a CDS encoding NB-ARC domain-containing protein → MPGNLPPETASFVGRERELGLLHGLLRGQRLVTLTGVGGVGKSRLALRAAANARPHRRDGVWWVELSPLRDPELLTATVAHALGLAHQSPRPLDEELCAWMADKELLLVLDTCEHLVAACRHLVGELLQSAPGLTVLITSREPVGSSGEKVVEVSPLPCDGPDSDALALFRARALAATPQAAAAFADPEGAAVALEVCRRLDGIPLALELAGARMRLWTLEQMAQRLGVRFDLLSDTTAARLPRHQTMRTAIGWSHELCEPVERLLWARLSVFTGDFDVAAARAVCSGGPLPAGRVERVLSGLVAKSVVRITRERGAGARYRMLDTIREYGQDWLAELGEVRTLADRHAHWYAALSQAAERGWLGPGQVDWYRRMTAEHAQLRTALEHLIGSDPAAALETAGALWFFWFSCGHVHEGRGFVERALSAAPPTGAAYTQGLWALGLTALVQGDLETARRVGEECARAAAALADPEPELRAAYLLAVAVLMPGDPVRALALAGPRARAGHGGRTSGPGWLLCRLATAYALCDLGRFEEAMHEAGGLREACAELGERWLRAYADYVLAVAALGLGHHGEAARHVRAMLSGKRLLGDRFGIALGLDLLAAAVAAMGDGELAARLLGTGHAWWRTVGRPQMGSPSLTALRDEGERQARAAIGDEAYENAFLGGASAPTG, encoded by the coding sequence GTGCCGGGAAACCTGCCGCCGGAGACGGCGAGCTTCGTGGGCCGCGAGCGTGAACTCGGCCTGCTCCACGGACTGCTGCGCGGGCAGAGGCTGGTCACGCTCACGGGCGTCGGCGGCGTCGGCAAGTCCAGGCTCGCGCTGCGCGCCGCCGCGAATGCCCGCCCGCACCGCCGTGACGGCGTCTGGTGGGTGGAGCTCTCGCCCCTGCGCGACCCCGAGTTGCTCACCGCCACCGTCGCGCACGCCCTCGGCCTCGCCCACCAGTCCCCGCGCCCGCTGGACGAGGAACTGTGCGCGTGGATGGCCGACAAGGAGCTGCTGCTCGTCCTCGACACCTGCGAGCACCTGGTGGCCGCCTGCCGCCACCTCGTCGGCGAACTCCTGCAGTCCGCCCCCGGGTTGACGGTGCTGATCACCTCCCGCGAACCGGTCGGCTCCTCCGGCGAGAAGGTGGTCGAGGTCAGTCCGCTGCCCTGCGACGGCCCCGACAGCGACGCCCTGGCCCTCTTCCGGGCCCGCGCCCTGGCCGCCACCCCTCAGGCCGCGGCCGCCTTCGCCGATCCGGAGGGGGCGGCCGTCGCCCTCGAGGTGTGCCGCCGCCTGGACGGGATCCCGCTCGCCCTCGAACTGGCCGGCGCCCGGATGCGGCTGTGGACCCTGGAGCAGATGGCGCAGCGCCTAGGCGTCCGCTTCGACCTGCTGTCCGACACCACCGCCGCCCGGCTCCCCCGGCACCAGACGATGCGGACCGCCATCGGCTGGAGCCACGAGCTGTGCGAGCCGGTGGAGCGGCTTCTGTGGGCCCGGCTCTCGGTCTTCACCGGGGACTTCGACGTGGCCGCGGCGCGGGCGGTCTGCTCGGGCGGTCCGCTGCCCGCGGGGCGCGTGGAGCGGGTGCTGTCGGGCCTGGTCGCGAAGTCGGTGGTGCGGATCACGCGGGAGCGGGGCGCGGGCGCCCGCTACCGGATGCTGGACACGATCCGCGAGTACGGCCAGGACTGGCTGGCGGAGCTCGGGGAGGTACGGACCCTCGCCGACCGGCACGCCCACTGGTACGCGGCGCTCTCGCAGGCCGCCGAGCGGGGCTGGCTGGGCCCCGGCCAGGTGGACTGGTACCGCAGGATGACCGCGGAGCACGCGCAGCTGCGTACCGCCCTGGAGCATCTGATCGGCTCGGATCCCGCGGCGGCCCTGGAGACCGCCGGAGCCCTGTGGTTCTTCTGGTTCTCCTGCGGGCATGTCCACGAGGGCCGGGGCTTCGTGGAACGGGCCCTGAGCGCGGCCCCGCCCACGGGAGCCGCGTACACCCAGGGCCTGTGGGCGCTGGGGCTGACGGCCCTGGTCCAGGGCGACCTGGAGACGGCCCGGCGGGTCGGCGAGGAGTGCGCCCGGGCGGCGGCCGCTCTGGCCGACCCGGAACCGGAGCTGCGCGCGGCCTATCTGCTCGCGGTCGCGGTGCTGATGCCGGGCGATCCGGTGCGGGCGCTCGCGCTGGCGGGTCCCCGGGCCCGCGCGGGCCACGGCGGCCGCACCAGCGGCCCGGGCTGGCTGCTGTGCCGGCTGGCCACCGCCTACGCCCTGTGCGACCTCGGGCGCTTCGAGGAGGCCATGCACGAGGCGGGAGGGCTGCGCGAGGCCTGTGCTGAGCTGGGCGAGCGCTGGCTGCGGGCGTACGCGGACTACGTCCTGGCCGTGGCGGCGCTGGGGCTCGGCCACCACGGGGAGGCGGCCCGGCACGTACGGGCGATGCTGTCGGGCAAGCGGCTGCTGGGCGACCGCTTCGGCATCGCGCTCGGCCTGGACCTGCTCGCGGCGGCGGTGGCGGCCATGGGCGACGGCGAACTGGCGGCGCGGCTGCTGGGCACGGGGCACGCGTGGTGGCGCACGGTCGGGCGGCCGCAGATGGGATCCCCCTCGCTGACGGCGCTGCGCGACGAGGGCGAGCGCCAGGCCAGGGCGGCGATCGGCGACGAGGCGTACGAGAACGCCTTCCTGGGTGGTGCTTCGGCGCCCACCGGCTGA